The following proteins are co-located in the Pyricularia oryzae 70-15 chromosome 1, whole genome shotgun sequence genome:
- a CDS encoding plasma membrane iron permease: MEIFALPIFFITFRESLETAIIVSVLLALVKRTLGDGSSSNQDEDAELQRRMIRQVWLGTFAGLAVCILMGVLVIAGANGLGVDEWAVAEDVWEGAFALLASVIITAMGAVLLRVSRLQDKWRDKLLKAFRASSAGRDDESSAGDGAESPRTVKRNRFLDRLAFLGEEYSLFLLPFITVLREGFEGVIFIAGVGLGYPVSALIFTAAVGLLAGAVFGYAIYKGSNFASMQKFLAASTCFLYLVAAGLFSKGVWHLEANEWNKIVGGDAAELGSGPGSYDITKSVWHVNCCNPDFEGGGLWGVFNSILGWTNSATVGSVVSYNLYWIVVSIGFLCMAHKEKTGHYPFLQRASKITRSVLDGDRQPLLSNARTA; encoded by the exons ATGGAAATATTCGCGTTACCCA TCTTTTTCATCACCTTTCGCGAGTCCCTCGAGACCGCCATCATCGTGTCTGTGCTCCTGGCCCTGGTCAAGCGAACCCTCGgcgacggcagcagcagcaaccaagATGAAGACGCCGAGCTGCAGCGCCGCATGATCCGGCAGGTCTGGCTCGGCACCTTTGCCGGCCTGGCCGTCTGCATCCTGATGGGCGTTCTCGTCATCGCCGGCGCCAACGGCCTGGGCGTAGACGAGTGGGCCGTGGCCGAAGACGTCTGGGAGGGCGCCTTTGCCCTCCTGGCCTCGGTCATCATCACCGCCATGGGCGCCGTGCTGCTGCGCGTGTCGCGCCTGCAGGACAAGTGGAGGGACAAGCTGCTCAAGGCCTTCCGCGCCTCGTCGGCCGGGCGTGACGACGAGTCTTCTGCCGGCGATGGTGCCGAGTCGCCGAGGACGGTCAAGAGGAATCGCTTCCTTGATCGTCTTGCCTTTTTGGGCGAGGAGTATTCGCTGTTCCTGCTGCCGTTCATCACGGTCTTGCGTGAGGGGTTTGAGGGTGTCATCTTTATCGCTGGCGTCGGGCTCGGCTATCCCGTCTCGGCTCTCATCTTTACAGCCGCTGTAGGACTGCTAGCCGGTGCAGTCTTTGGCTATGCCATTTACAA GGGCTCCAACTTTGCATCGATGCAAAAGTTCCTCGCTGCGTCTACATGCTTCCTGTACTTGGTCGCAGCCGGTCTTTTCTCCAAGGGAGTATGGCATCTCGAGGCCAATGAG TGGAACAAGATTGTCGGCGGCGATGCTGCCGAGCTCGGCTCGGGGCCTGGCTCATACGACATAACCAAGAGCGTGTGGCATGTGAAC TGCTGCAACCCAGACTTTGAAGGAGGCGGACTCTGGGGAGTCTTCAACTCCATCCTAGGCtggaccaattcggccactGTCGGCTCAGTTGTCTCATACAACCTCTATTGGATCGTCGTCTCCATAGGCTTCCTTTGCATGGCACACAAAGAAAAGACGGGCCACTACCCTTTCCTGCAGAGGGCTAGCAAGATCACTAGGAGTGTTTTGGATGGGGATCGCCAACCGCTTCTCTCGAATGCTCGAACAGCCTAG